A genomic segment from Glycine soja cultivar W05 chromosome 18, ASM419377v2, whole genome shotgun sequence encodes:
- the LOC114396566 gene encoding probable methyltransferase PMT2, translated as MAKPSSADGRTRSSVQIFIVVGLCCFFYILGAWQRSGFGKGDSIALEITKTKAECNIVPNLSFDSHHGGEVSEIDEADSKPKVFEPCAARYTDYTPCQDQKRAMTFPRENMVYRERHCPPEEEKLRCMIPAPKGYVTPFPWPKSRDYVPYANAPYKSLTVEKAIQNWIQYEGNVFKFPGGGTQFPQGADKYIDQIASVIPITNGTVRTALDTGCGVASWGAYLWSRNVVAMSFAPRDNHEAQVQFALERGVPAIIGVLGSIKLPYPSRAFDMAHCSRCLIPWGANNGIYMMEVDRVLRPGGYWVLSGPPINWKANYKSWLRPKEELEEEQRKIEEIAKQLCWEKRSEKAEMAIWQKVVDSESCRRRQDDSSVEFCQSSDADDVWYKKMETCITPTPKVTGGNLKPFPSRLYAIPPRIASGSVPGVSSETYQDDNKKWKKHVNAYKKTNRLLDSGRYRNIMDMNSGLGSFAAAIHSSNLWVMNVVPTIAEMNTLGVIYERGLIGIYHDWCEAFSTYPRTYDLIHAHGVFSLYKDKCNAEDILLEMDRILRPEGAVIFRDEVDVLIKVKKRVGGMRWDTKMVDHEDGPLVPEKVLVAVKQYWVTNSTSTQ; from the exons ATGGCAAAACCAAGTTCAGCTGATGGTAGGACTAGAAGTTCTGTGCAGATCTTTATAGTAGTTGGTCTATGCTGTTTCTTCTATATATTAGGCGCATGGCAGAGAAGTGGTTTCGGAAAGGGAGATAGCATAGCATTGGAGATTACTAAGACTAAAGCAGAATGTAATATAGTTCCAAATTTAAGTTTTGATTCCCACCATGGTGGAGAAGTTAGCGAAATTGATGAAGCTGATTCAAAGCCTAAGGTATTTGAACCATGTGCTGCTCGCTATACCGATTACACTCCCTGTCAAGATCAAAAGCGTGCCATGACCTTTCCTAGAGAAAACATGGTCTATAGAGAGAGACACTGTCCCCCAGAGGAAGAGAAGTTACGCTGTATGATCCCTGCACCCAAGGGGTATGTAACACCATTTCCATGGCCGAAGAGCCGTGATTATGTTCCATATGCTAATGCTCCCTACAAGAGCCTTACAGTTGAGAAGGCTATTCAGAATTGGATACAATACGAGGGAAATGTGTTCAAATTCCCTGGTGGCGGAACCCAATTTCCTCAAGGTGCtgataaatatattgatcaAATTGCATCTGTGATACCTATAACTAATGGAACAGTGAGGACAGCACTTGACACTGGTTGTGGG GTTGCCAGTTGGGGTGCATATCTTTGGAGCAGAAATGTTGTTGCCATGTCATTTGCACCAAGGGACAATCATGAAGCACAAGTACAGTTTGCTCTTGAAAGGGGTGTCCCTGCTATTATTGGTGTTTTGGGGTCCATAAAGTTGCCTTATCCTTCTAGAGCCTTTGATATGGCTCATTGTTCTCGCTGTTTGATTCCTTGGGGAGCAAATA ATGGAATTTATATGATGGAAGTTGATCGAGTTCTAAGGCCTGGTGGTTATTGGGTGCTTTCGGGTCCTCCAATCAATTGGAAGGCTAACTACAAATCCTGGCTGAGACCTAAGGAAGAACTTGAGGAAGAGCAAAGAAAGATTGAAGAGATTGCTAAGCAACTTTGCTGGGAGAAGAGGTCGGAGAAGGCTGAAATGGCCATTTGGCAAAAGGTTGTAGACTCTGAATCATGTCGAAGGAGACAAGATGATTCTAGTGTAGAATTTTGCCAGTCCTCGGATGCCGATGATGTCTG GTATAAGAAAATGGAGACCTGCATTACTCCCACTCCTAAAGTTACTGGTGGGAATCTTAAACCATTTCCAAGCAGGCTATATGCCATTCCTCCCAGAATTGCTAGTGGCTCAGTTCCAGGAGTTTCCTCTGAGACATATCAGGATGATAACAAAAAGTGGAAAAAACACGTAAATGCTTACAAGAAAACTAATAGACTGTTGGACTCGGGAAGGTATCGCAACATTATGGATATGAATTCTGGATTGGGTAGTTTTGCTGCAGCTATTCATTCTTCAAATCTATGGGTCATGAATGTTGTGCCTACTATAGCTGAGATGAATACACTGGGTGTGATATATGAGCGAGGACTGATTGGCATCTATCATGATTG GTGTGAAGCCTTTTCAACATATCCAAGGACTTATGACCTCATTCATGCCCATGGAGTCTTTAGTCTGTACAAGGATAA ATGCAATGCAGAAGATATTCTTCTGGAGATGGACCGGATTTTGCGACCGGAAGGTGCTGTCATATTCCGCGATGAAGTTGATGTGCTAATTAAGGTAAAGAAAAGAGTTGGAGGAATGAGATGGGACACTAAAATGGTTGACCATGAGGATGGTCCTCTTGTTCCTGAGAAGGTGCTGGTTGCTGTCAAGCAGTATTGGGTTACTAATTCCACATCAACTCAATAA